TCGTGGACGACGGCATGCCGCCCGTGCCGTGCGACCCGGACCAGGTGCGGCAGGTGGTGCTCAACCTGGTGCTGAACGCCACCGAGGCCATGGAGCCGGCCGGGCCGGTGCGGCGGCTCCGGATCGAGGTGGGGCGGGACGGTCCCTGGGCCGTGGTGCGGGTGGCCGACACCGGGCCGGGCATCCCGCCCGAGGTGCTCGAGAACCTGTTCGACCCGTTCGTCACCACCAAGGCGGGCGGCGGCGGGCTGGGCCTGGCCGTGAGCCAGCGGATCGTGCTGCGCCACGGCGGCCGGATCCAGGCGGAGAACGGCCCGAACGGCGGGGCCGTGCTCACCGTGTACCTGCCGGTGGACGGCCCGCCCGCAGGGGAGGAGGCATGAAGACGATCCTCGTGGTCGACGACGACCGCTCGATCCGACGGAGCCTGCTGCTGCACCTGAAGCGCCGGGGGTTCCGGGTGGTCACGGCCGAGACCGCCCGGGAGGGGCTCGAGCACCTGGGCCCCGACGGGCCGGACCTGGTGCTCCTGGACCTGCGGCTTCCTGGCGAGGACGGGTTCTGGTTTCTGGATCAGGTCCGGGACGTGCGGCCCGACACCCCGGTGGTCGTCATCACCGCCTACGACGACATGTCCACCGCGGTGGAGGCCATGCGCCGGGGGGCCTTCGACCACCTGGGCAAGCCCCTGGACCTGGTGCACCTCGACACCGTGATCCGCCGGGCCCTGGACCTGGCCGCCCTGTCCCGCCGGGGCTACGCCTTTGCCGACGCGCCCCCGCCGGTGTACGACCCCCACACCATCGTGGGCCGCAGCCGGGCGATGAAGGAGGTGTACAAGGCCATCGGCGCCGTGGCCGACTCGCCGGCCACCGTGCTGATCCAGGGGGAGAGCGGCACCGGCAAGGAGGTGGTGGCCCGGGCCATCCACTACAACGGCCGGTTCCGCAACGGCCCGTTCGTGGCCGTGTCGTGCTCGGCCCTGGCCCCCACCCTGCTGGAGAGCGAGCTGTTCGGCCACGAGCGCGGCGCGTTCACCGGCGCGGTCCAGGCCAAGCCCGGCAAGTTCGAGCTGGCCGAGGGCGGCACCCTGTTCCTCGACGAGATCTCCGAGGTGCCCCTGGACGTGCAGGTGAAGCTGCTGCGGTTCCTCCAGGAGCGGGAGTTCGAGCGGGTGGGCGGGGTCGAGACCCGCAAGGCCCGGGTGCGGGTGGTGGCGGCCACCAACCGGGACCTGGCCGAGCTGGTGGCCCGGGGGGAGTTCCGCCACGACCTGTACTACCGGCTCCGGGTCGTGACCCTGGAGCTGCCGCCCCTGCGGGAGCGGCCCGAGGACATCCCGCTGCTGGTCTCGTTCTTCCTCGAAAAGATCCGCCACGAGCTCGGCCGCAGCGTGGAGGTGGTGCCCGAGGAGGCGATGGAGATGCTTCGGGCCCACTCCTGGCCCGGCAACGTGCGCGAGCTCGAGAACGCCCTGCGCCGGGCGGCCGTGCTCTCGCCCGGCCGGGTGCTGCTGCCCGAGACCCTGCGGCTGGAGGACGGGGGCCGGCGGGAGCGGCTGCCCCTGTACGTGCGCCCCCTCCGGGAGGTGGAGCGCGAGCACATCGAGAACGTGCTCGCCTACGCCGGCTACGAGAAGAAGCGCGCGGCCGAGATCCTGGGCATCTCCCGCCCCACCCTCGACAAGAAGATCCGCGACTACGGCATCGACCTCCCTACCCGCGGCCCCGGCCGGTGAGGGCCCTTCCTTTGATCCTTGAATGTTTCCTGACCTGAAAACTGTTCGGAAACAATTCTTTTCGGAATAAAAATACCCAGATACGGAAAATGATTTCCCAGGTGGATAGGGATAACGCTGCTGCCCAGAGGTGGATAGGGGCACGCTGCTGTCCAGTAGCGAATCGGAGCGACGTGTGCGAGGAGGTGGGCTCAGGCGAGCCCCCACAACCGAGCGAAAGCAGCAGGGGTAAGCAGGCGGGCAAAGGCCGGCGGGCGTTCCAAGAGTTCTCCATCTCCGGCCACCAGCACGGTACCCGGCTCGACGGCCAGCAGATCCCAGAGATGTTGGTCGCCCGGGTCGGGCGGAGGCTTCGGAGCGGGAGCGGGGGTGCGCAGGCCGCCGTTGGCCGCGATGTCGAGCAGGACGGTGTCCACCTCGTCTCCGGAAAGGCCGTGGAGGCCCTGGATCCGCGGCCGCAGGAGCACCCGGCGGCCCTGGGAAATCAGCGCGCGGCGGCACCCTGGGTGGAGAGGGGGGCGGCCGGTACATCCTCCCGAAGGGGCGGCCGCCTGTTTGCGGTTCCGGGCGCGAGGGCCGGTGGTGCCGCGGCGTTTTTCACCCGGGGCGCGGGGGCGCCGTGAGGGTCTGCCACAGGTGCTCCACGTGCAGCGGGTTGCGCACGCGCGTCCCGCCCACCTCGAACGTCCGGTCTCCGTTGTAGAGGACGAATCCCGGGGAGGTGGGTCCGGCCCCGAGGCCCCGGAACCGCTCGATCCCCTTGAGGAACGCCGGCGAAAACGTCTCCGAGGACTTGATCTCAACCGGGATCAATGTGCCCTCGTGCCGCACCACCAGGTCCACCTCGTTTCCGTGGGAGTCCCGAAAGAAGTACACCTCGGGCCGCACGCCCCGGTTCAGCGCCCCCTTGATCACCTCGGTCACCACGAGGTTTTCGTACAGGTTCCCGCGCAGCGGGTCGCGGAACGCCTGCTGCTCGGAGTGGATCCCCAGCAGGAACGCGCACAGCCCCACGTCGGTGAAATAGAGCTTGGGCGATTTGACCACGCGCTTTCGGATGTTCTGGAAGTAGGGCGGCACCTCGAACACCGCGTAGGAGGCTTGGAGGACGTTCAGCCAGTTGCGGATCGTGGTGGCTGACACGCCGACGTCGTTGGCCAGGGAGGAGTGGTTGACCACCTGGCCCACCCTTCCGGCGAGGAGCACCAGAAACCGCTGGAACAGCGACAGATCCCGAAGGCGCACGAGCGCCCGGACGTCTCGCTCCACATAGGTCTGGAGGTAGCCGTTGAAAAAGCGCCGGGGGGAGAGGTTTTCCTGGTGGAGCCGGGGGAAGCACCCCTTCACGATCAGCTCGAAGGCGTCCCAGGTGGGCTTGTAGTGGCGAAGCTCGCCGACCGAGAAGGGCCACAAGGTGAGCACGGCCGTGCGGCCTGCGAGGGTTTGCGCCACGGCCCGATGAAGCTCGGGTTGGTGGCTTCCGGTGAGGACGAACCGGCCGGGCGTCGGAAGCTCGTCCACCATTCCCTGGAGGTACGAGAGCAGGGCGGGCAGGCGCTGAACCTCGTCGAGGATCGCCCCTTCCCCGACCGAACGCAGAAACCCCCGGGGATCCGCCCCGGCGGCCAGGTGGACGTCCGGGTCCTCCAACGACACATAGGGTTTGTCGGGGAACGCCATGCGCACGAGGGTGGTCTTGCCGGCTTGGCGCGGGCCCAGCACGGTGACCACCGGGTACTCGGCAGCGCTTTCGAGGAGCTCTTCGCAGATCTCGCGGCGGACCATGCGCACAGGGTACCGGCTGCTTGTGCAAACTGCAAGTTAAAGTTTGGATTTGCACGAAAGATAGGCAAGCCTCCTCCCGCGTAGGGGTATCCGTTTCTCCGCAGGAGCGGCCTCCAGGGGGAGGGGAGGGGGCACTCTATATGCTGGACTTTAGAGGCACGGCGGCCGTGATCTCCGCAAGGGAGAGCCGAAACGACCGCGTGCCGACAGTGAAAGTGGGCGTCGTTTACGCTGCTTTTTGTAGATTGGAGTGGATAAGGGGGCGCTCCTCCCGGCCCGCGTGCTGGGCAGGGGGGAGCAGCCCCTTTCAAGGCCGGGCGTTCACCGCCTCCACCACGGCGTTGCCGTCGGGGTAGATGGCGATCCGGTTCAGGCAGGCGGGGTCCTGGGCCAGGACGTGGAACCGGGACAGGGGGATCCCCAGGTACCGGAACAGGATGACCCGGTTCGTGCCGCCGTGGGCCACCACGGCCACGGTCTCGCCGGGGTGGCGGGCCACGATGCGGTCGAACGCGGGCACGGCCCGGGCGGAGAGATCCGAGAGGCTCTCACCCCCGGGGATCCGGAACGTCTCCAGGTCGGCCCACCACTTGCGGAGCCGTTCGCCGTCCTCGACCAGGAGCTCCCGCACCGGCCGGCCGTCCCAGCGCCCCATGTGGAGCTCCCGCAGGGCCGGATCGGCGGTCACGGACAGCCCGTCGTGCCTCCGCGCCAGGATCTCGGCGGTCTCCCGGGCCCGGCACAGGTCCGAACAGTACACGGCGGCCAGGGGCTCGCCGGCCAGGCCCCGGGCCAGGGCCTCGGCCTCGGCCCGGCCCTGGGCCGTCAGCGGCACGTCCACGTGGCCGTGGAGCACGCCGTCGCCCCCCACCGAGCCGTGACGGATCAGGAGGATCCGGGTGGGCACGTCACGCGAAGGCATGGAGGAACACCAGGAACACGACCTCGGAGGTCTCCACGCAGAACCCGAGCACGTCGCCGGTGACGCCGCCCAGGCGGCGGCGGAAGTACCGGCGGAGCACCTCGGACCACGCCCAGACGGCGGCCAGGGCCGCCGCACCGGGCCACCCCAGGAACACCACGGCCGCGCCCGCGGCCCACAGGGTGGCTTGGACCACCTCGTTGCCGGAGAGGTGGGCGCTGTAGGGCGCGCCCAGGCCGCCCTCGGGCCGGGCGTAGGGGCTTCGGTGGGCCAGCCACACGGCCGCGGCCCGGCCCGCGGCCGGCGTGACCAGCAGCCCGGCCACGCGCGCCCCTTCGGGCAGGAGGCCGTAGCCTGCCGCCTTGGCCCCGATCACGAGGGTCAGGGCGGCGGCTCCCACCGCGCCGGTGCGGCTGTCCTTCATGATCCGCAGGGCCCGTTCCGGGGTCCACCCCCCGGCCAGCCCGTCGGCGGTGTCGGCCAGGCCGTCCAGGTGGAAGCAGCCGGTGGCCCCGGCCAGCAGGGCCACCGCGAGGGCCCCCTCCAGCAGGCCCGGCAGGGCCCGGCCCAGCACGGCGTGGAACCCCACGAGCCCCGCGCCCAGGGCGAGCCCCACCAGGGGGAACGCGGCCATTGCCCGGCCCAGCTCCCGGTCCTCGAACCGTTCGGCCGGGAACAGGGGGATCACGGTGAGGAACTGCCAGGCCACGGCGAACCGGCTCCTGGTCACGGCGAGTCCTCACGGTTCGACACCCCGGCCTCGCTGAACGTGGCCATCTCCGACAGGATCCGGGCCGCGGCCTCGATCACCGGCATGGCCAGGGCCGCGCCGGTACCCTCGCCCAACCGCAGCTCCAGCACCAGGAGGGGCTCCTGCCCCAGGTGCTCCACCATGCGGATGTGGGCCCGCTCCTGGCTGAGGTGCGAGAGGAACAGGTACTCGGCGGCCCGGGGCGCGAGGCGGCAGGCCACCAGGGCCGCGGCCGTGGAGATGAACCCGTCCACCACCACGGGCAGGCCCAGGGCCGCGGCGCCCAGGCACACGCCGGCCATGCCCGCGATCTCGAACCCGCCGACCTTGTGCAGCACGTCCAGGGGGTCGGACGGATCGGGCCGGTTCACCTCCAGCGCCCGGCCCACCACCTCGGCCTTGCGGCGCAGCCCCTCGTCGTCCACGCCGGTGCCCCGGCCCACCACCTCGGCCGGGGGCAGGCCCGTGAACGCGGCCAGGATGGCCGAGGCTGGGGTGGTGTTGCCGATGCCCATCTCGCCGATCCCCACCAGGTCCACCCGGTCCCGGGCGGCCTGCCGGGCCAGATCCACCCCGACGCCCAGGGCCTGGAGGGCCTGGGCCCGGGTCATGGCCGGACCCCGGGCCAGGTTTCGGGTGCCCCGGGCCACCTTGGCGTGCACCAGCCCCTGCACCCCGTGGAAGTCGTGGTCCACCCCCACGTCCACCACCACGATCTCCGCGCCCGCGTGCCGGGCCAGCACGTTGATGGCGGCCCCGCCCCGCAGGAAGTTGAGCACCATCTGGGCGGTGACCTCCCGGGGATAGGCGCTCACCCCCTCCTCGGTCACCCCGTGGTCGGCCGCCAGGGTGTAGACCCGCTTCCTCCCGATGCGCGGACGGGTGGTGCGCTGGATGGCGGCCAGCCGCTTGGCCACCTCCTCCAGCCGGCCCAGGCTTCCGGGGGGCTTGGTGAGGTCGTCGAGCCGGGCCTGGGCGGCCTCCAGATCGGTCGGAGCAAGGGGCCGGATGCCGGCCGCGAGGTTGTGGAGCTCCCGTTCGGTCATGTCTGCGCCTGCTCCCTGTTGCCTACTTCAGCCGCACCGGCAGGCCCGAGACGACCAGGTAAGCCTCGTGGGCCCGGGCGGCGCAGTCCTGGTTGATGCGGCCGGCCAGGTCCCGGAACCGGCGGGCCAGGGGGTTGGCCGGCACGATGCCGGCCCCCACCTCGTTGGTGACCAGGCACACCCGGCCGGAGAACCCGTCCAGGGCCCGGTAGAACGACTCCCGGGCCCGGCGCAGGCCCCCCTCGTCGTCGCCGTGGAGGCCGAGCAGGTTCGAGGTCCACAGGGTCAGGCAGTCCACCAGGGCTCCCCCGTAGGCCTCGGCCTCGGCCAGGGCCCGGGCGAGGTCCAGGGGCTCCTCCAGGGTGGTCCACCGGGGGCCCCGGTCCTCGCGGTGGCGCCGCACCCGATCCGCCATCTCGTCGTCCAGCACCTCGGCCGTGGCGACGTAGAGGAGCGGCCCCTCCCAGGCCTCCACCAGGCGTTGGGCGAACCGGCTCTTGCCGCTGCGGGCCCCTCCGGTCACGAACACGATGCGGGCCATGGCAC
This is a stretch of genomic DNA from Deferrisoma camini S3R1. It encodes these proteins:
- a CDS encoding sigma-54-dependent transcriptional regulator, whose protein sequence is MKTILVVDDDRSIRRSLLLHLKRRGFRVVTAETAREGLEHLGPDGPDLVLLDLRLPGEDGFWFLDQVRDVRPDTPVVVITAYDDMSTAVEAMRRGAFDHLGKPLDLVHLDTVIRRALDLAALSRRGYAFADAPPPVYDPHTIVGRSRAMKEVYKAIGAVADSPATVLIQGESGTGKEVVARAIHYNGRFRNGPFVAVSCSALAPTLLESELFGHERGAFTGAVQAKPGKFELAEGGTLFLDEISEVPLDVQVKLLRFLQEREFERVGGVETRKARVRVVAATNRDLAELVARGEFRHDLYYRLRVVTLELPPLRERPEDIPLLVSFFLEKIRHELGRSVEVVPEEAMEMLRAHSWPGNVRELENALRRAAVLSPGRVLLPETLRLEDGGRRERLPLYVRPLREVEREHIENVLAYAGYEKKRAAEILGISRPTLDKKIRDYGIDLPTRGPGR
- a CDS encoding ATP-binding protein, with the translated sequence MVRREICEELLESAAEYPVVTVLGPRQAGKTTLVRMAFPDKPYVSLEDPDVHLAAGADPRGFLRSVGEGAILDEVQRLPALLSYLQGMVDELPTPGRFVLTGSHQPELHRAVAQTLAGRTAVLTLWPFSVGELRHYKPTWDAFELIVKGCFPRLHQENLSPRRFFNGYLQTYVERDVRALVRLRDLSLFQRFLVLLAGRVGQVVNHSSLANDVGVSATTIRNWLNVLQASYAVFEVPPYFQNIRKRVVKSPKLYFTDVGLCAFLLGIHSEQQAFRDPLRGNLYENLVVTEVIKGALNRGVRPEVYFFRDSHGNEVDLVVRHEGTLIPVEIKSSETFSPAFLKGIERFRGLGAGPTSPGFVLYNGDRTFEVGGTRVRNPLHVEHLWQTLTAPPRPG
- a CDS encoding histidine phosphatase family protein, with amino-acid sequence MPSRDVPTRILLIRHGSVGGDGVLHGHVDVPLTAQGRAEAEALARGLAGEPLAAVYCSDLCRARETAEILARRHDGLSVTADPALRELHMGRWDGRPVRELLVEDGERLRKWWADLETFRIPGGESLSDLSARAVPAFDRIVARHPGETVAVVAHGGTNRVILFRYLGIPLSRFHVLAQDPACLNRIAIYPDGNAVVEAVNARP
- the cobS gene encoding adenosylcobinamide-GDP ribazoletransferase, with product MTRSRFAVAWQFLTVIPLFPAERFEDRELGRAMAAFPLVGLALGAGLVGFHAVLGRALPGLLEGALAVALLAGATGCFHLDGLADTADGLAGGWTPERALRIMKDSRTGAVGAAALTLVIGAKAAGYGLLPEGARVAGLLVTPAAGRAAAVWLAHRSPYARPEGGLGAPYSAHLSGNEVVQATLWAAGAAVVFLGWPGAAALAAVWAWSEVLRRYFRRRLGGVTGDVLGFCVETSEVVFLVFLHAFA
- the cobT gene encoding nicotinate-nucleotide--dimethylbenzimidazole phosphoribosyltransferase, yielding MTERELHNLAAGIRPLAPTDLEAAQARLDDLTKPPGSLGRLEEVAKRLAAIQRTTRPRIGRKRVYTLAADHGVTEEGVSAYPREVTAQMVLNFLRGGAAINVLARHAGAEIVVVDVGVDHDFHGVQGLVHAKVARGTRNLARGPAMTRAQALQALGVGVDLARQAARDRVDLVGIGEMGIGNTTPASAILAAFTGLPPAEVVGRGTGVDDEGLRRKAEVVGRALEVNRPDPSDPLDVLHKVGGFEIAGMAGVCLGAAALGLPVVVDGFISTAAALVACRLAPRAAEYLFLSHLSQERAHIRMVEHLGQEPLLVLELRLGEGTGAALAMPVIEAAARILSEMATFSEAGVSNREDSP
- the cobU gene encoding bifunctional adenosylcobinamide kinase/adenosylcobinamide-phosphate guanylyltransferase; translated protein: MARIVFVTGGARSGKSRFAQRLVEAWEGPLLYVATAEVLDDEMADRVRRHREDRGPRWTTLEEPLDLARALAEAEAYGGALVDCLTLWTSNLLGLHGDDEGGLRRARESFYRALDGFSGRVCLVTNEVGAGIVPANPLARRFRDLAGRINQDCAARAHEAYLVVSGLPVRLK